The bacterium genomic interval GCGTGATCGAGCCTTTTGCAGCAAGTACCTGACCACGTTCCACTTCTTCCTTTTTTGTACCGCGAAGCAGAATTCCAACGTTATCGCCCGCCATACCGGAGTCCAGTTCCTTGTTGAACATTTCAATACCGGTCACAACACGCGCAACTGTTGGACGCATTCCAACGATTTCGATTTCATCTTCAATCTTTACTGTTCCGCGTTCGACACGGCCTGTTACAACTGTTCCGCGGCCGGAAATCGTGAAAATGTCTTCGATCGGCATCAGGAACGGTTTCTCAACGGCTCTTTGCGGGAGCGGAATGTACGAATCTACGGCGTCCATCAACTCGAAAACGCACTTGGACGCTTCGTCATCCCTTTTGCCCGAGCCGTTGTTCAGCGAATTTAAAGCGGAACCGCGCACGATCGGAATCTGATCGCCCGGGAATTCATATTTGCTGAGCAATTCGCGGACTTCCAGCTCCACGAGATCCAGCAATTCCGGATCGTCAACCATATCAACCTTATTCATGAAAACAACGATGAAGGGAACGCCTACCTGGCGTGCCAGCAGGATGTGTTCACGAGTTTGTGGCATCGGACCATCCGCAGCGGACACAACCAGAATGGCTCCATCCATCTGGGCTGCGCCGGTGATCATGTTCTTGATGTAATCAGCATGACCCGGGCAATCCACGTGAGCGTAATGACGGTTGTCGGTTTCGTACTCCACGTGCGCGATGGCGATTGTAATTCCGCGCTCTTTTTCTTCCGGCGCCTTATCGATCGAATCGAAGGAGCGGAAAGAAACTTTTGGATTAGCAAGCGAAAGAACTTTCGTGATCGCCGCGGTGAGTGTGGTTTTACCATGATCAACGTGACCGATCGTACCGATATTCAGATGCGGCTTGGTACGATCAAATTTCTGTTTAGCCATTGTCTTACCTCCGTTGGCTTATTTACCTTTGAACTTAGCAACTATTTGCTCCTGAATATTCTTAGGAGCTTCTTCATACCGGAAAAAGTGCATGGAATACACTGCGCGACCCTGCGTGAGTGAACGCATATCTGTCGCGTAACCAAACATATCCGCCAGCGGCACATGGGCGCCGATGACACGAACTCCCTGTCGCGGAGTATTGATGAATTCAATCTTGCCGCGACGTCCATTCAGATCGCCAATCACTTCCCCCATGTATTCTTCGGGCACCACAATTTCAACTTTCATGATTGGTTCCAGCAGAACCGGATTGGCGCGGTCTGCTGCGTCCTTGAAAGCCATCGAGCCGGCAATCTTGTATGCGAGCTCGGATGAATCCACATCGTGATACGAACCGTCCCACAGAACAGCTTTGATATCATCGAGCGGGTAACCGGCAAGTACTCCGCCTTCCATTGCTTCCACAATGCCTTCCTGGATCGGTTTGATAAATTCACGCGGGATGGTTCCACCTTTGATTTCATTTACAAAATGGAATCCACTTCCTGGTGGCAGAGGCTCGATCTTGATCTTTGCATGACCATATTGACCATGACCACCTGTCTGGCGAATATATTTCCCTTCGCCCTGAGCGGCGCGCTTGATGGTCTCTTTATAGGCCACTTGCGGTTTGCCCACATTGGACTGCACGCTGAACTCACGCAACATGCGATCCACGAGTATTTCCAGGTGTAACTCACCCATTCCGGAAATAATGGTCTGCCCGGTTTCCTTATCGACCGCAACTTTAAAGGAAGGATCTTCCTGACTCAACTTGTTGAGCGCAGTTCCAAGCTTCTCAGAATCTGCCTTCGTTTTGGGTTCGATGGCCACGCTGATGACCGGCGCAGGAAATTCCATCGCCTCCAGAAGAATCGGATCCTTCTTGGAACAGATCGTGTCTCCTGTGGTCACATTTTTTAGTCCGACTGCAGCCGCAATATCACCGGCATAAACTTCATCAATTTCCTCGCGTTTATTCGCGTGCATTTTCACGATGCGCCCGATTCGTTCTTCGCGGTCCCGGCTGGAAACATAAACGCTCGTCCCAGTTTTCAATATTCCCGAATAACCACGGAAAAATGCGAGTTGTCCGACATAGGGATCGGTCATGATTTTGAAGACCAGTCCTGCAAACGGCTCATCATCGGACGCTTTTCGCACTTCTTCCGTCTTTGTGATCGGGTTGATGCCATGAATCGGCGGAATATCTGTCGGCGCAGGCAAGTAGTGAACCACCGCATCCAGTAACGGCTGAACGCCTTTATTCTTGAATGCAGATCCGCAAATTACTGGCGTGCATTTATTCAGAATCGTAGCGCGCCTCATGGCAGCGCGAAAATCATCATTGCTGATCGGCTCTTCTGCAACATACTTATGAAGCAATTCATCATCGAGCTCCGCAGCTTTTTCGATCATTTCGATGCGGAGTTTCTGAGCTTCTTCCTTATACTCTGCCGGGATTTCCTCCACGCGGTATTCGGCGCCCAGAGTCTCATCCAAATACACGTACGCTTTTTGTTCGACAAGATCGATGACTCCGCGGAACTTATCTTCCAGTCCCAGTGGAATTTGAATAGGAATAGCGACCGCGCTCAGTCTTTCCCGCATGGAGTCTACTGCGCGTTTGAAGTCGGCGCCCTGGCGGTCCAGCTTATTAATGAAGGATATGCGTGGAACTTTGTATTTGTCCGCCTGTCTCCATACCGTTTCTGATTGTGGTTGCACACCGGCAACGCCGCAAAATACCGCCACCGCGCCGTCCAGCACGCGAAGAGAGCGCTCCACTTCAACAGTGAAATCGACGTGCCCCGGCGTGTCAATGATGTTGATGCGATGCTCACGCCAGGAAGCAGTCGTCGCGGCGGAAGTGATCGTGATTCCGCGTTCGCGCTCCTGTTCCATCCAGTCCATGGTCGCAGTTCCTTCATCCACTTCACCGATGCGATGCGTCATTCCTGTGTAATACAGGATTCGCTCAGTCGTAGTGGTCTTGCCCGCATCGATATGCGCCATGATCCCGATGTTTCTAATTTTTTGTAACGGTACTTGTCTCGCCATAACTTTTATTTTTCACCGCAGAGGACGCTGAGGTCGCTGAGAAAGATCAAATTTTTTTCTCTCTCTCTGCGTCCTCCGCGTACTCTGCGGTTAATTCCTACCACCTTAAGTGGGCAAAAGCTTTATTCGCGTCTGCCATTCGGTGCGTGTCCTCTTTCTTTTTCACTGCTGAACCGCGATTGTTAGCAGCTTCAAATAATTCTCCGGCCAGCTTTTCTTCCATGCTCTTTTCGTTGCGGCTCTGTGCGGCTCCTACAATCCAACGGATACTCAATGCAATCCGCCGATTCGATGGAACTTCAATGGGAATCTGATAGTTCGCACCGCCGACACGTTTGGAACGCACTTCCAGCACCGGTTTGACATTTTCTATTGCCTGTTTGAAAACTTTCAACGGTTCGTCATTTGTTTTCTGCCCGAGGATATCCAGCGTTCGGTAGAAAATCTTGCTTGCTGTCGCTTTCTTTCCGCGTCTCAGCAAACCGTTGATGAACTTGTGAACCAGAACACTTTGAAAAACCGGATCAGGAAGTATTTCCCTTGATTTTACTTGTCCTCTTCTAGACACAGATATTTCTCCCTTTGAAGTGAACAGTGACCATACTGGCCACTAGCCACTGGCAACTAGTTACTAACTATTTAAGGCGTATTATCAGCACGCCTCAGGCTTTAGGTCGTTTGGCGCCGTACTTGGACCGTGACTTTTTCCGGTCTGCTACACCGGAAGTATCCAAAGTACCGCGCACGATATGATACCGTACACCA includes:
- the tuf gene encoding elongation factor Tu, whose product is MAKQKFDRTKPHLNIGTIGHVDHGKTTLTAAITKVLSLANPKVSFRSFDSIDKAPEEKERGITIAIAHVEYETDNRHYAHVDCPGHADYIKNMITGAAQMDGAILVVSAADGPMPQTREHILLARQVGVPFIVVFMNKVDMVDDPELLDLVELEVRELLSKYEFPGDQIPIVRGSALNSLNNGSGKRDDEASKCVFELMDAVDSYIPLPQRAVEKPFLMPIEDIFTISGRGTVVTGRVERGTVKIEDEIEIVGMRPTVARVVTGIEMFNKELDSGMAGDNVGILLRGTKKEEVERGQVLAAKGSITPHRKFKAQVYILTKEEGGRHTPFVAGYRPQFYFRTTDVTGVVTLPQGVEIVMPGDNVTFEIELIVPIAMEKGLRFAIREGGRTVGAGTVTEIAE
- the fusA gene encoding elongation factor G, whose product is MARQVPLQKIRNIGIMAHIDAGKTTTTERILYYTGMTHRIGEVDEGTATMDWMEQERERGITITSAATTASWREHRINIIDTPGHVDFTVEVERSLRVLDGAVAVFCGVAGVQPQSETVWRQADKYKVPRISFINKLDRQGADFKRAVDSMRERLSAVAIPIQIPLGLEDKFRGVIDLVEQKAYVYLDETLGAEYRVEEIPAEYKEEAQKLRIEMIEKAAELDDELLHKYVAEEPISNDDFRAAMRRATILNKCTPVICGSAFKNKGVQPLLDAVVHYLPAPTDIPPIHGINPITKTEEVRKASDDEPFAGLVFKIMTDPYVGQLAFFRGYSGILKTGTSVYVSSRDREERIGRIVKMHANKREEIDEVYAGDIAAAVGLKNVTTGDTICSKKDPILLEAMEFPAPVISVAIEPKTKADSEKLGTALNKLSQEDPSFKVAVDKETGQTIISGMGELHLEILVDRMLREFSVQSNVGKPQVAYKETIKRAAQGEGKYIRQTGGHGQYGHAKIKIEPLPPGSGFHFVNEIKGGTIPREFIKPIQEGIVEAMEGGVLAGYPLDDIKAVLWDGSYHDVDSSELAYKIAGSMAFKDAADRANPVLLEPIMKVEIVVPEEYMGEVIGDLNGRRGKIEFINTPRQGVRVIGAHVPLADMFGYATDMRSLTQGRAVYSMHFFRYEEAPKNIQEQIVAKFKGK
- the rpsG gene encoding 30S ribosomal protein S7, with protein sequence MSRRGQVKSREILPDPVFQSVLVHKFINGLLRRGKKATASKIFYRTLDILGQKTNDEPLKVFKQAIENVKPVLEVRSKRVGGANYQIPIEVPSNRRIALSIRWIVGAAQSRNEKSMEEKLAGELFEAANNRGSAVKKKEDTHRMADANKAFAHLRW